The Teredinibacter sp. KSP-S5-2 genome includes a window with the following:
- a CDS encoding nitroreductase family protein, with the protein MAIDTVRSDKISNKFDIDPELKNLLPVYPRLSPMCYLVPFESNGVLICGGVKPRLIRGETVINTLPSVLVHLDGSKTVEEICNLVDGIISRDVVKSVVSILFESALLEDGGIDINSTESDEKLLSLSASKTGRISGKEEAKANIRSALVFLNDSIIKKPLSENLQKEGIQTVDIIASDVNFQVICENSVKNIHLNLEVPTLFVSFLKDKIRLGPLLIPGKTESIQSYLARGNSGFADFDESELEFWAGFISKVVFKYIANILDLRLDGRFVEFDLESLSHLSRVELIYPEDNVSIGDDEMSARDVFQHHIDITFPPLEFDTPRAHLGHYSPKNMQASLTATEPLYTNEKVQISTDLSRNSRLWNIVQCLRYAVGYDKVGDRFKRIAPTGGALGSTEAFLIAFTNREINAGVYRYTPTINSLEYISGIAEGVKTAFLEKACENCDYAIVLSGRLRKVFNKYQKFAKNIIHLDAGVASEYIRNSLSQKEIDFKEQPVFSEIDVRKLLKIGLDSNLYQPSNIFILSCGRAEFENNSVCDAFLFKNADSSRGKLDAAYPRWNESEFVSLVESRRTIRSFSKENVSYECLESLVTDFYSVNRSIDISTNLTVNLEPWVVLRNGVGKYQPGIYSCILKDGKPVFLCLKKFSENERKHKIINQKTLDESPVKILITGDLKEHVSIYGAVAYRLMLSRCGSIIARLWLNCVSRNMAFSPAGGVLRPELKKLYDHNYIDNCVFISACLGHLSE; encoded by the coding sequence ATGGCTATTGATACTGTAAGAAGCGATAAAATTTCTAATAAGTTTGATATCGACCCGGAATTGAAAAATCTATTACCCGTTTATCCAAGGTTAAGCCCAATGTGTTATTTGGTGCCTTTTGAATCAAATGGAGTGTTGATTTGTGGTGGTGTAAAACCAAGGTTAATACGAGGAGAAACGGTGATAAACACGTTGCCCTCTGTTCTCGTACACCTTGATGGAAGCAAAACAGTCGAGGAAATATGTAATTTAGTTGATGGGATAATCTCAAGAGACGTTGTTAAATCTGTTGTTTCCATTTTATTTGAATCTGCCCTTCTAGAAGATGGGGGGATTGATATCAATTCTACGGAATCTGATGAGAAACTTTTGTCTTTATCTGCATCGAAAACGGGAAGAATCTCTGGTAAAGAAGAGGCAAAGGCGAATATAAGATCTGCATTAGTTTTCCTTAATGATAGTATCATTAAAAAACCTTTATCTGAAAATTTGCAAAAAGAAGGCATACAAACAGTCGACATAATTGCGAGCGATGTGAATTTCCAGGTTATTTGTGAAAACTCAGTAAAAAATATCCACTTGAATCTTGAAGTGCCAACATTGTTTGTGTCTTTTTTGAAGGATAAAATTAGACTTGGCCCTTTGCTTATTCCTGGAAAAACAGAATCAATACAATCATATCTAGCCCGTGGGAATAGTGGATTTGCCGATTTCGATGAAAGTGAGTTGGAGTTCTGGGCAGGGTTTATTTCCAAAGTGGTATTTAAATACATTGCAAACATTCTTGATTTGAGGCTGGACGGCAGGTTTGTTGAATTTGACTTAGAATCACTATCCCATTTGTCAAGAGTTGAGCTTATTTATCCTGAAGATAATGTATCAATTGGCGATGATGAGATGTCGGCTCGTGATGTATTTCAGCACCATATCGACATTACTTTTCCCCCGTTGGAGTTTGATACTCCAAGAGCCCATCTGGGCCATTATTCGCCAAAGAATATGCAAGCTAGCTTAACTGCTACCGAGCCTCTTTATACTAATGAAAAAGTACAGATCTCCACTGATTTAAGTAGAAATTCTCGTCTATGGAATATTGTTCAATGTTTAAGATATGCGGTAGGTTACGATAAGGTTGGCGATCGTTTTAAACGAATCGCTCCCACCGGTGGTGCTCTTGGATCGACGGAAGCATTTTTGATTGCTTTCACGAATAGGGAAATAAATGCTGGGGTATATCGTTATACGCCAACGATTAATTCTCTCGAATATATTTCTGGCATTGCAGAAGGGGTAAAAACTGCCTTCTTGGAAAAGGCCTGCGAGAATTGTGATTATGCTATTGTGCTTTCCGGAAGGTTGAGAAAAGTCTTTAATAAATACCAGAAATTCGCAAAAAACATCATTCACTTGGATGCTGGGGTGGCTAGTGAATATATTAGAAATTCTCTGAGTCAAAAGGAAATTGATTTTAAAGAGCAGCCGGTGTTCAGTGAAATAGATGTTAGAAAACTATTGAAGATTGGACTCGACTCAAATCTGTATCAACCTTCAAATATATTTATTCTTTCTTGTGGTCGTGCCGAATTTGAAAATAATTCGGTGTGTGATGCTTTTTTGTTTAAAAATGCAGATTCTTCACGTGGAAAGTTAGATGCTGCTTATCCTAGGTGGAATGAAAGTGAATTTGTAAGTTTAGTTGAAAGTAGAAGGACTATACGAAGCTTTTCCAAGGAGAATGTGTCTTATGAGTGTCTTGAGTCGTTAGTTACGGATTTCTATTCTGTGAATCGATCTATCGATATTTCCACTAATTTAACTGTTAATCTTGAGCCATGGGTTGTTTTACGAAATGGTGTTGGGAAGTATCAGCCGGGCATCTATTCTTGTATATTGAAAGACGGTAAACCTGTTTTCTTATGCCTTAAGAAATTTAGTGAAAATGAAAGAAAGCATAAAATTATAAATCAGAAAACGCTTGATGAATCTCCTGTAAAGATATTAATCACTGGTGATTTGAAAGAGCATGTGTCTATCTACGGTGCCGTAGCTTATCGTTTAATGTTGTCAAGATGCGGATCCATAATCGCTAGGTTGTGGTTGAATTGTGTTTCACGCAATATGGCGTTTTCCCCTGCGGGAGGGGTTTTGAGGCCTGAACTCAAAAAACTATATGATCACAATTATATCGATAATTGTGTGTTTATATCAGCATGTCTAGGACATCTTTCGGAGTAG
- a CDS encoding site-2 protease family protein yields MYSNTVLKLNTRVNVIEVDADKLCLYRGPTDSRLFFEGLSVKLINALKDGATRDELLCFLSGAGDSGRKLDSFILKLEDFGFLNTSKKSSSNNPIYVFPNPDSISRNIAGVFRIMPGRLVLFLALVLVFFSSWYCLDKVSLSYYSSESLVERFSYWAILLIFFVWIPIHEMGHAITASYFGVKINQAGVLIANGYFPNFKFFISTQESIKLKDPLKQSLISLAGPITDCFLFASTLFVASVYSGSVLGDVFYTLSVFAILIVLVNLNPFSNTDGAAFFKNILNENNLLTKSLSLGYFKGKGGKAVFLYRIYCVVFLVVVVNLAVIGFDLTEEIVQIYMPKPNVTL; encoded by the coding sequence ATGTATTCCAATACCGTATTAAAACTCAATACTAGAGTTAATGTGATAGAGGTGGATGCGGATAAGCTATGTTTGTATCGTGGTCCAACTGATTCTCGCCTTTTTTTTGAGGGGTTGTCCGTAAAATTAATTAATGCTTTGAAGGATGGGGCAACGAGAGATGAGCTTCTTTGCTTTTTGTCGGGTGCAGGTGATAGCGGAAGAAAGTTGGATAGCTTTATTTTAAAGCTGGAGGATTTTGGGTTTTTAAATACTTCAAAAAAATCATCGTCAAACAATCCGATCTATGTGTTCCCTAACCCGGATTCGATATCAAGAAATATTGCTGGGGTATTCAGGATAATGCCTGGTAGGTTGGTTTTGTTTTTGGCGTTGGTACTTGTATTTTTTTCCTCATGGTATTGCTTGGATAAAGTATCATTAAGCTACTATAGTTCTGAATCTCTTGTGGAAAGGTTTTCATACTGGGCGATTCTGCTTATTTTTTTTGTGTGGATTCCTATTCACGAAATGGGTCACGCGATTACCGCAAGTTATTTTGGTGTAAAAATTAATCAGGCTGGTGTTTTAATCGCAAACGGATATTTCCCGAATTTTAAATTTTTTATATCAACTCAAGAGTCAATTAAGCTAAAAGATCCTCTTAAGCAGTCGCTGATATCTTTGGCTGGTCCGATCACTGATTGTTTTTTGTTTGCGTCAACTCTTTTTGTGGCTAGTGTTTACTCTGGTAGCGTTTTAGGGGATGTTTTTTATACTTTATCAGTTTTCGCAATTTTAATCGTGTTAGTTAACCTAAATCCATTTTCTAATACCGATGGCGCAGCATTTTTCAAAAATATCTTGAATGAGAATAACCTGTTAACCAAATCACTTAGTTTGGGCTATTTTAAAGGAAAGGGTGGTAAGGCTGTTTTTCTTTATAGGATATATTGTGTTGTCTTTTTGGTTGTCGTTGTTAACCTAGCTGTTATAGGGTTTGATTTGACTGAAGAGATTGTTCAGATTTATATGCCAAAGCCTAACGTGACATTATAG
- a CDS encoding YIP1 family protein, producing the protein MNSIALTVQSLSLILFRPDTVFNDVESKKLNTLIPLLVSFSLSIWFVFYYYNTVDFNWLVSEMAIRYGYAPEEASDYFSKNGMIGFTIVYQLFINFVVLILYSLYLYFVSVIFGDTKKQYSDWWSLLVWSYFPNVILVLSMITYYLLQDSNMVFYENLNFMSLNALVTGFPVTHKYANIATTLTPFIFWNLFLVSIGVRKWLDISYAASFLIAFSPALVGYIIWFFVA; encoded by the coding sequence ATGAATAGTATTGCTTTGACCGTTCAATCATTAAGCTTGATTTTATTTAGACCTGATACTGTTTTTAATGATGTGGAAAGTAAAAAATTAAATACACTTATACCTTTGTTGGTTAGCTTTTCTTTATCTATATGGTTTGTTTTTTACTACTACAATACAGTGGATTTTAACTGGCTTGTGTCTGAGATGGCAATACGATACGGATATGCCCCAGAAGAAGCTTCGGATTACTTTAGCAAGAATGGAATGATCGGGTTCACAATTGTCTATCAGCTATTTATTAATTTTGTGGTGTTGATTCTTTATTCATTATATTTGTACTTTGTCTCAGTTATTTTCGGTGATACCAAAAAACAGTACTCAGATTGGTGGTCTCTATTAGTCTGGTCTTACTTTCCAAACGTGATATTGGTTCTTTCAATGATAACTTACTATTTATTGCAAGATTCAAATATGGTTTTCTACGAAAATCTAAACTTTATGAGCCTAAACGCATTGGTCACTGGATTTCCTGTTACGCATAAGTACGCGAACATCGCGACGACGCTAACGCCTTTTATATTTTGGAATCTCTTCCTTGTTTCGATTGGCGTCAGAAAGTGGTTGGATATTTCGTACGCAGCATCTTTTTTGATCGCTTTTTCACCAGCTTTGGTTGGTTACATAATTTGGTTTTTTGTGGCGTAG